CTGTGCCAAGAGGCACTCACACGCTAGCatgcagcgccctctagtgtacaGCCCTTGGCGTTGCAATCCAaggtaagaaaagaaaaaaagaaaggaggACAGGGTGAGAAGGGGTTATGCGTTGTCAGACACAGGCCTCCCTTCACAGACTCAATCCCTCCTTATCCCCATCCAAGTCACTTGCCAGTCTCAAGaaagagtaaatgttaatttacaTACAGATattcttataaatatatatatttatatatttatatatatggcCCTTACTGAAAGAGAATGTGAGCATTTCACATTGACATAAAAGTACCATAATCTCTATACAGCTAAGTGGAAAGTGGTGTCAGTGTAATTTAGCAGGCAGCGCTTTTGTCTTCTACTTGTCGTGCTCATtcagaagaattaaaaaaatgcatctcCTGATAAAGCTCTTTGTATTTGCCAAACGTCTGCCTCTTCAATTAATGCTTTCTTACAGTTTTGCCATCCACACATTTTCCTGAGTAACACTTGAATCATTGTAACAGACAATTTCATTTCTGGGTGACTCCCTGCCATTGCCACGTACAGTTAATTTTACACGCTTCTAAAGTCAATTGCTAAAACGTGGGAGCAAACaactttttttgcttgttttcccTCAACTATTAATTAACAGAGCAGAACTAAAAGTCTACTGACATTAAAAAACTGgtatgtttcctttttttctaAAGGaacttgaaacaaaaaaataataataataataatggaaaatGCATCGCAGGCCAACGGAGGGCAAAATTTCATATGAAAATtggcagagagaaaaaaaaaacattacaatttcaTTAAAGTAGGAGaactaaataacaataataataacaatatcattaataataataatattaataacaataataataacaacaacaacatcaacatcaacaacaacacaaaaagacagcatgacaaaataaaaatagggAACCTCCATCTGAGCATCTAGGCACAGGAGCCCATTCACCTGTAGCTTTGGCTTGTTGGGGTTTTGGAGCCACTACTGACTGGGTCGCTGGCATCAGCCAAGAGACTGCTATACCCTGAGAATTCGGAGACAGTAAGCCCTGCTGTTTGTAAGCGGTGATTTACCTCTCCCCCCGAGTCACTGCTGAAGGCCAGGGACACTCTGCCCCCTTTAAACTGTGCCCCAAAAGCCTGGGCAAAGTTTTCAATCTGATATGGAGCCTTGACTGAATCCAGGGTAGCCAAGTCCTGGGAAGCAGCCAGAGAGAATCCACCGGTGGTGGCTGTAGCGCCATTTTTGGGACCTTGCGGTTCCTTTGGACCGCCCAGGTCGGGAGGCTGAGGTGCGATTTGGTAGGCATTGGTGTTGGGGGTATGTGGAGGGGGCGGAGGGGAGGTGTGCTGCTTGTCCAGCTGTTCAGTGAGCTCCTGGGAAGGTGTGAGTTGCTGTGTGTGCGCTGACTGCTCCAGGCTGCTCAAGTGGAAGCCCGGGGGAGGTGACGAGCCCTCAAGAAGACCAAAGTGGGACTTTGGCACAGACGAAAGTGAGGGTGAAGACGAGACCGGATGTGAGAATGAGTACTCAAGAGGTGAGGAAGTATACACATGCTTGTCTGACAAAAGTGGGCTAGTCCCAGGAAAAGGTCCCGTGGTGGTCACGCCAGAACCAGGACCCAGTACAAAGCTTGCACTGTGACTGGTCCGCTCTAGTGCTTGTAGGAGAAACCGTGAGTACTCGTGCATGATCACTGCTTTGTCGCCACTGTTGGGACTTGATGGGTTGTCCTCGGGTCCCAATGGGTCTGTGGCATCTGGGGCAGCCGGCTGAAGCTCAACATGATGGTGATCAGGGATGTCAAAGCTAACATCGGGCTTGTGAGCATAGTGGTCTAACAAGCTCTGTAGAACCTCATCCGGGATTCCAGACTTGTCTGGTTTTATATCTACCAGAGAGGAAGCGTCCAGTAGGCTAAGTGTGCCGTCACTGTCTAGAACCCCAGAAACGACACCCTGATTGACGGTCGGCTGTGACTGCAGATGGCTGACATCGTAGTCTGAAGCTCCAGAACCAGCACTGCCACTGTTTGTCACATTAAGGTATCGCCTCTTCTTCAGGAACTGCATTGCATCATCGTAGTTACTGCCGCTGCTGCTGGGACCAACTTTGGCCCCTGGACCTGGAAGAAGCCCGAGACTATCCAAGCCTCCTCCAGAAGGCAACTCCATGTCCTCTGGCTTAGAATGAACCATGGGGTGGGTGGTCTTCTCCAGGGACTTTCTGTTTCCTTTTTTGAGGGCCATCTTGGGTGACTGGCCATGTTCGGTATGAATGTTGGGGTCTGGCTGGGCTGAAGCTGAAGTTGTTGATGCCCCGTGGTTCACAGCTGAACCAAAGTCATGAACCCCATAACCATCCACCCCTTGACTATGTTGCATCCCCATAGGCCCTGATGCCTTTTTACGCTTGCGTTCCCCCCCCTCACCAGGGGTTTTTGACTTGCCCCGTTTGCGTGCAGGGGTAGGCGTATTTCCCTGAGAGATACCGTAGCTGCCGTGTTCTGTGTCACCTGCTGAGCCCAACTCATGATCTGCTCCATCCAGACCCTTTTTGATGGCATCCCCACATGTCCGCTTGTGCTTCAGCAATCGGTCTGTTCtggaaaaatactaaaaaaaccACACGTGTGTGAAAACACGATACAGCCAAACTGCAAACTGAACTTGTTTAAAACTCACACAACAAACACACCTGTTGGCAGGTGTCACACTTGTATGGCTTTTCTCCACTATGTGTTCTCTTGTGTCTTTCCATGTGATACTTCTGAATAAAACGCATGTTGCACTGGTCACAGCTGAATGGCTTCTCTCCTGGAAACCGAAcaagaaaggaaagaaaaacaagTTGGCAAAACTTACAACGAAAACAGAAGCATTTGAAGCATGATTGACATGTTGCAAACAAATAAGCTAGAAATGAGGATATGAAAGTTGAAGTTGATGCGAACTTGAGGAACTTACCACTGTGGATCTTTTCGTGTCTCTGTAAGAGGTATTTTTGAATGAAACTCATGTTACACTGCGTACAGCGGAAAGGCCTCTCACCTGTAAAGGACATGGAGTGGCAAGCATAGATTGTGTTTTAGTAGCTACAGAGGCAGCAATACTTCATGATGCTTTATCGGAGCTAGCAGAACTTCAAAGTATCTGCATGGCATCAGATGTTAAAATGATTACCTCAAATACAACCAAACTGACCTTCTCAGAAAACCAATAAATGGGCAGAACTAAACTAGAAATCAACAAACCAAAAATCTTGCTGAAAATCAAAAAGATAgttattagggctgcatgattaatcgaaaaaagatcacaatctcaatTCCACCTATGCTATCTTAATCTAAGTCTTTACTGTTTTAtacgttgctcagcaacatggacaactccaaatggtgttgaaagtatcacatattgtatttataatgtgtaattcaacaaaaaatgtcatttctgtctttatgAATTAATGTATTTGCAGCCATGAAATAACACGAGCTGTGCGCTTACCAGAGAGGATACGTGCGCACGTCTACTTTAGTTAACAGAACCTTAACAGAACCAATAACAGGTACTAAAGTGCTAAAATAAAGTTGAGTTCGTTAAAACTCAACTAGCGATCTTTTGGGAATCATGTGGGGAAGTATTATCtgcatatatgtttttttttttttcttaaagtgacggcagccatgacatGAACCGCTCTCACCATCAAAAGTGAAACTGAAAGCATGCACATAATTTAAATGATCACtttacattttagagttatgattaggcatgggccagtattagattctgatggtataattaccttggataaaaatatcccattttcacggtattgtgataactgttctaaaatatattctgtttaaaggtctggtttaaaaataaaacctttttctctttttgaacaaatattttaatttgagaaacatttaaaatattttggaagagcaaacatgtcaggctaaattaattattgacttgtacggtcttcatttgtttcaaaaacagatttttttgtaatttaaaacggcatctttaaaaatcttttctactggagatactgttgtcctaaaaaacaaaacaaaaaaactaaataaaaaaaatcttagacataccttaggaacagtattgcagaaaattgtgaaagttttttttttcttttaagcttTGACCTTTTCAAACagaggtataccttgaaaacggttatcgtcccatgcctagttatgATTacgatatgttttttctttcatagcgaaccaaGAATGTTGTGAATGAGAATAATCAtgtaacagtgtcagtataactactctagcctatataatggtAATTATAATGGCCTAATATTGACAAATCTCATTTTACCAGTAAAAATAGGTTAACAAcattgtcaatgacagattgcaagcatatctcaaacataataattcagaattatgaataattGTATTCTGATAATCACTTAACTGTGAATTAATGACCAagacatatttaaagtctgttcaagccCACAATTTAAAAGTCTATGCAAAATTttgacctacacataggcctgaTATTATTATTGCTTATCTCACcaaatgtttgagaaataacaataaaaatggcctactcatattaacctttatttcacATCTAAAGAATCGTGAGAAAaacgtgatctttattttattaattaattaaaaaaattaagattttaattTTATCAAAAATCCTGCAGCCCTACTTACTAGCTattctattttaaattatattattatcatgaaAGGTCATTTGTGCTTGGTTGAATTGTCATTTTCATGCTTCACAATTATTGCTTCAATTACAcatgaacaaatatttttatgcacTATTTTTATGTAGTAATTGAATGGTATTTTCTAATCAaattatttaatgacaattttttaaatgcttttttaaaccttttaattttaatttaaacaatgaattaattaattatgtttaaaagataatCCAGTTATTCATAGCAAGAAATTGTGTAATAAAAAAAGAGCTTAACTATTTGGGGAACCTGACAAACCAGCTATTTTAGAACGCAAGCCCCATTAATCACTACTTGATACTAGTTGTTAATCCTTAGAACAAAGTCACTTGTGATGATACTGTGTGCACAGACCAATGTCTTCAGTGTAGTACACATACTATCCCATGCATGAAGTTGTAAGTATAAACACATGCTGACCTGTGTGTATAAGCACATGTCTGCGTAAATGATAGGAGCTCCGGAACGCTGCATTGCAGTGCTCACAGATGTGCGGTTTGGAGTTCGGAGACAAGCTCCCTCCATCTGGATCCAGCATCATTGACTGCAGATGAGACATTGTTCAGCATTAGACAACACTAATATTATCACATGAACAAAAAAACACTTCAATTCTAACAGCAATCACGGCTGAGGAAAAACAAATAAGCTGCATGCAAAATGCTGTGCGCGTTTGCACCTTCGATTCTCCTCGTTTCCTCCGTGTTTTGGCCTCCTGTCCCTCACCGTTTGACCTTCGACCTTTCCTCCCTGAGGATTCCTTTACCAGCCGCCCTGACAGCTGGAAGGATAACAAAGATAGAATGGGATTGGGAGCGGACTAAATAAAAGCCAACAAAATCCCATTCATTCACACAACATTTGTGGAACACAAATCTGTTTTTCATTATGTATGCACAGGCCGTCGCGCTGCGccttggatttatttatttgctttgctttgttttaaactgaaacaaatgcacacataaaAATTAGAATAGATTACATTCTAGTTTGAATATTAAAAAGCACTCCCTAATGTCTATGTGGCAGAAGGCAGGGTGGTAAATCTCTTATTTACGAGATTCTACATCTATCCCATGAGAGCGAACGCCACTTTTACTCATTTTGAAGACAACTATGGAAAAAGACTATGTGGATTATTGACCAGCTGCACATCTGAATAATGTCATACACTTGggtagaataaaaacaaagagaAAGCTGAAAACAAGCACAAAAAACCATCCCGGATGGAGATTAAAATATGAATTGTCATTCTGACACTCATTGTCCTTCTGAAGGCTTTGGCGTATTTAACAAAAGAACAAACTAAACCGAGGAAAAGACAGAATTTTTAATTGCACTCAGAGCTAGCCAAAACAAATCTTAATCTTTGCTCTAGCTAGACATTTAAAACGACCTTtgcttcaacagaaaaaaaacacacgaGGAAGAGCCACTGGGAATGattaaaaccaaccaaccagaaaACAAAAAGACAGAACAAAGACTTCTTGCGTGTTATTTCTCGGCCTTCTGCGAGAAATAATTGTGAATTAGCATGAGTCATCAGTTTATTAATGCAATCACAGCTGCCTCTGGCTAATGCACAAAGACGGAGCCAGATGCAGCATCTCAATGCTTCAGCCTGATTTCCTTTCAGTCGTTGGTGCGGATGAGCTGATCAATAAGCCTTTATAATGATTAAATGCATTCCCTGCCCTTATAACCCTGGAAAGAGCTCAATTATCATGGTATGAGAAGCAAAGGTGCTGTTTTGCATTTCCTCACACACGTCTGTATGATTTGCATTTTAGATTTGATGCATTCAAAGAAAtatgatgacatcactgacaaaaaaaaaaaaaaaaaaacatcatttcaATTCTACACTACTAATATGAAATCTTATATTGAGCTCAGCTTGAGATAAAATGCTGACTTTTAGGGAATCCAGTGGCCTATTACATAAAATACTTAGACTAGTCATACAAGTTagtcaagtatttttttttttccttgtaagACACAAGCAATAACACAAGTTGATTATATAAAAAATTGACTGCCctagattgtgttggaaaaataAGACTGCTTACACATTGCTAGTTGGTCTAATTAGTGCCTTAATCTTAAACATAATCTTAAGGCTTCATGTTATATTTTGCAACAGGCCACCGATCTTAAACATAAATCTGGTTAAACTTGTTTGTCTGGGGATCTCAAGATGTTCAGATTACATTAGAAATTGCAAAATACCAAAGCTAAAACACAAAAATGGCTCGCATGCAACCCTCTAAAATAACCAAATTGGTTAGTTAGACCACTAcacactaaacaaacaaacaaaaacaatacctTAAAATTAAGTGATATTTTGGGGGTTCCGcttggattttgcctacccaaactTAAAAGCTTACataaatccacatgcagagatgTAAACACAAAAgcttggtatcattttaaagaaaactctttaaattttcataaaacagtaataaaagttattaaaataattgtataatgtttgtgttataataaacccctCCAAGAgccttttttttgtaaactgaaaTTGAAAGTGTGGACAaagttgctgtaattaattttagtggttcctgcacatgtcagtaatcataggaaaaaagaaaaaaaatatcataatctatgcaaaagttattctattccaaGTGATGGAAGAATTAAAGCACTTATGGGGCATTGAGCCAGTATGGACCTTTAAAACTTAAAGAATGTGAAAGTAAATGTCATCAGGACCCTGTTACCAGGTCTGAGAGTTTAGGAGGTTAAAAtgattaaggaaaaaaaaataataatacagtacaCACACTCAAGGTTGAGGCTAAAGGACAGGCCTTT
This portion of the Danio rerio strain Tuebingen ecotype United States chromosome 3, GRCz12tu, whole genome shotgun sequence genome encodes:
- the znf281a gene encoding zinc finger protein 281 isoform X3 — translated: MSLIQDKLGNEFLRSNGGMEPGFGASMLMFSHLPPVTSFTRLASQTVMAELQPHEMILKKERDSPDCGAGGGLNTGGMVAGGGIGGMMGNVGDYVHAMGIKQEKVSEHDYRLPLYPGTGTGAGVRSGGELLEVSLGNHQNLVVHDLSLGNLSGRLVKESSGRKGRRSNGEGQEAKTRRKRGESKSMMLDPDGGSLSPNSKPHICEHCNAAFRSSYHLRRHVLIHTGERPFRCTQCNMSFIQKYLLQRHEKIHSGEKPFSCDQCNMRFIQKYHMERHKRTHSGEKPYKCDTCQQYFSRTDRLLKHKRTCGDAIKKGLDGADHELGSAGDTEHGSYGISQGNTPTPARKRGKSKTPGEGGERKRKKASGPMGMQHSQGVDGYGVHDFGSAVNHGASTTSASAQPDPNIHTEHGQSPKMALKKGNRKSLEKTTHPMVHSKPEDMELPSGGGLDSLGLLPGPGAKVGPSSSGSNYDDAMQFLKKRRYLNVTNSGSAGSGASDYDVSHLQSQPTVNQGVVSGVLDSDGTLSLLDASSLVDIKPDKSGIPDEVLQSLLDHYAHKPDVSFDIPDHHHVELQPAAPDATDPLGPEDNPSSPNSGDKAVIMHEYSRFLLQALERTSHSASFVLGPGSGVTTTGPFPGTSPLLSDKHVYTSSPLEYSFSHPVSSSPSLSSVPKSHFGLLEGSSPPPGFHLSSLEQSAHTQQLTPSQELTEQLDKQHTSPPPPPHTPNTNAYQIAPQPPDLGGPKEPQGPKNGATATTGGFSLAASQDLATLDSVKAPYQIENFAQAFGAQFKGGRVSLAFSSDSGGEDRTTCKIVCQTSSREHRPTTRTHF
- the znf281a gene encoding zinc finger protein 281 isoform X2, whose amino-acid sequence is MSLIQDKLGNEFLRSNGGMEPGFGASMLMFSHLPPVTSFTRLASQTVMAELQPHEMILKKERDSPDCGAGGGLNTGGMVAGGGIGGMMGNVGDYVHAMGIKQEKVSEHDYRLPLYPGTGTGAGVRSGGELLEVSLGNHQNLVVHDLSLGNLSGRLVKESSGRKGRRSNGEGQEAKTRRKRGESKSMMLDPDGGSLSPNSKPHICEHCNAAFRSSYHLRRHVLIHTGERPFRCTQCNMSFIQKYLLQRHEKIHSGEKPFSCDQCNMRFIQKYHMERHKRTHSGEKPYKCDTCQQYFSRTDRLLKHKRTCGDAIKKGLDGADHELGSAGDTEHGSYGISQGNTPTPARKRGKSKTPGEGGERKRKKASGPMGMQHSQGVDGYGVHDFGSAVNHGASTTSASAQPDPNIHTEHGQSPKMALKKGNRKSLEKTTHPMVHSKPEDMELPSGGGLDSLGLLPGPGAKVGPSSSGSNYDDAMQFLKKRRYLNVTNSGSAGSGASDYDVSHLQSQPTVNQGVVSGVLDSDGTLSLLDASSLVDIKPDKSGIPDEVLQSLLDHYAHKPDVSFDIPDHHHVELQPAAPDATDPLGPEDNPSSPNSGDKAVIMHEYSRFLLQALERTSHSASFVLGPGSGVTTTGPFPGTSPLLSDKHVYTSSPLEYSFSHPVSSSPSLSSVPKSHFGLLEGSSPPPGFHLSSLEQSAHTQQLTPSQELTEQLDKQHTSPPPPPHTPNTNAYQIAPQPPDLGGPKEPQGPKNGATATTGGFSLAASQDLATLDSVKAPYQIENFAQAFGAQFKGGRVSLAFSSDSGGEVNHRLQTAGLTVSEFSGYSSLLADASDPVSSGSKTPTSQSYR
- the znf281a gene encoding zinc finger protein 281 isoform X1 — encoded protein: MSLIQDKLGNEFLRSNGGMEPGFGASMLMFSHLPPVTSFTRLASQTVMAELQPHEMILKKERDSPDCGAGGGLNTGGMVAGGGIGGMMGNVGDYVHAMGIKQEKVSEHDYRLPLYPGTGTGAGVRSGGELLEVSLGNHQNLVVHDLSLGNLSGRLVKESSGRKGRRSNGEGQEAKTRRKRGESKSMMLDPDGGSLSPNSKPHICEHCNAAFRSSYHLRRHVLIHTGERPFRCTQCNMSFIQKYLLQRHEKIHSGEKPFSCDQCNMRFIQKYHMERHKRTHSGEKPYKCDTCQQYFSRTDRLLKHKRTCGDAIKKGLDGADHELGSAGDTEHGSYGISQGNTPTPARKRGKSKTPGEGGERKRKKASGPMGMQHSQGVDGYGVHDFGSAVNHGASTTSASAQPDPNIHTEHGQSPKMALKKGNRKSLEKTTHPMVHSKPEDMELPSGGGLDSLGLLPGPGAKVGPSSSGSNYDDAMQFLKKRRYLNVTNSGSAGSGASDYDVSHLQSQPTVNQGVVSGVLDSDGTLSLLDASSLVDIKPDKSGIPDEVLQSLLDHYAHKPDVSFDIPDHHHVELQPAAPDATDPLGPEDNPSSPNSGDKAVIMHEYSRFLLQALERTSHSASFVLGPGSGVTTTGPFPGTSPLLSDKHVYTSSPLEYSFSHPVSSSPSLSSVPKSHFGLLEGSSPPPGFHLSSLEQSAHTQQLTPSQELTEQLDKQHTSPPPPPHTPNTNAYQIAPQPPDLGGPKEPQGPKNGATATTGGFSLAASQDLATLDSVKAPYQIENFAQAFGAQFKGGRVSLAFSSDSGGEVNHRLQTAGLTVSEFSGYSSLLADASDPVSSGSKTPTSQSYRTEPHARLFVRHLLGSTDQPLGLISKGWGTLFTIMLVIIIKIMRSVMATM